The proteins below come from a single Tsuneonella deserti genomic window:
- the ribD gene encoding bifunctional diaminohydroxyphosphoribosylaminopyrimidine deaminase/5-amino-6-(5-phosphoribosylamino)uracil reductase RibD, with the protein MPSDADWLAAAARLAGRGRPLSRPNPAVACVVVRDGKMVARGWTMAGGRPHAEAVALEAAGDVAGATVYVTLEPCAHSSHRGPACADLLVEARPARVVVGVEDPDPRTAGSGLARLSQAGIRADILPSTEARESLAGYLARKRLGRPHVTLKLAMSLDGCIALADGTSQWVTGAVARAHVHSRRAKADAILVGGGTWRADAPRLDVRLPGLEDRSPERWLLTSEPCPDGFRAIAFPDAVMEMAEVQYLYVEGGAQTAASFLAADLVDRLEIYRAPVLIGAGLRAVGDIGLDELDGAHGRWELAEQAQLGSDTFTAYRRLR; encoded by the coding sequence TTGCCGTCTGATGCTGACTGGCTGGCGGCGGCAGCGCGCCTCGCCGGACGGGGACGCCCTTTGAGCCGACCGAACCCTGCGGTTGCCTGCGTCGTGGTGCGTGACGGGAAGATGGTCGCACGCGGATGGACGATGGCTGGCGGACGCCCCCATGCGGAAGCAGTTGCTCTGGAAGCCGCCGGGGATGTGGCGGGGGCCACCGTCTACGTTACCCTCGAACCGTGTGCGCATTCCTCGCACAGAGGCCCCGCCTGCGCCGACCTGCTCGTCGAGGCGCGGCCCGCGCGGGTTGTGGTTGGGGTCGAAGACCCCGATCCACGCACGGCTGGAAGCGGTCTTGCCCGGTTGAGTCAGGCGGGAATCCGCGCCGACATCCTTCCCTCCACCGAGGCGCGCGAGAGCCTCGCCGGCTACCTGGCGCGCAAGAGGCTGGGTCGACCCCACGTTACGCTCAAGCTCGCCATGTCGCTCGACGGGTGCATCGCGCTCGCCGATGGCACCAGCCAATGGGTGACCGGAGCGGTCGCTCGCGCGCATGTCCACTCGCGCCGGGCAAAGGCCGATGCGATCCTCGTCGGCGGGGGCACCTGGCGTGCCGATGCACCCAGACTCGACGTTCGACTGCCGGGACTGGAAGACCGCTCCCCGGAGCGTTGGCTGCTCACCAGCGAGCCCTGCCCTGACGGATTCCGCGCCATCGCCTTTCCTGATGCGGTGATGGAAATGGCCGAGGTCCAATATCTCTACGTTGAGGGCGGCGCGCAGACAGCCGCATCGTTCCTGGCCGCCGACCTCGTTGATCGGCTGGAAATCTACCGCGCCCCGGTCCTGATCGGTGCGGGCCTGCGCGCGGTTGGAGACATCGGCCTCGATGAGCTGGACGGGGCGCATGGACGTTGGGAACTGGCCGAGCAGGCGCAGCTTGGCAGTGATACGTTCACCGCCTATCGCCGCTTGCGCTAA
- a CDS encoding YceD family protein → MNTPGFPPPEFSRMVRVRPAPPERLAIEANEAERSALARRFDIVSVDSLSAEFEFEPEGEAVLARGTMRADLVQLCAVSDENFPVRIQEPLILRFVREARAVDPEEEAELPADEPDEIEFGGDAFDLGEAVAQSLGLAIDPYAEGPNADAARREAGIAQEGEAEGPLAELLKGLKPN, encoded by the coding sequence ATGAACACGCCCGGTTTCCCGCCGCCCGAATTCTCGCGCATGGTCCGGGTCCGGCCCGCACCGCCCGAGCGTCTCGCCATCGAGGCAAACGAGGCGGAGCGTTCCGCGCTCGCCCGGCGGTTCGATATTGTGTCGGTCGACTCGCTGAGCGCCGAGTTCGAGTTCGAGCCCGAGGGAGAGGCCGTGCTGGCGCGTGGCACAATGAGGGCCGACCTCGTCCAGCTCTGCGCAGTGTCGGACGAGAATTTTCCGGTCCGCATCCAAGAGCCGCTCATCCTGCGTTTCGTCCGCGAGGCTCGCGCCGTCGATCCCGAGGAGGAAGCCGAGCTTCCCGCCGACGAGCCCGACGAGATCGAGTTCGGTGGCGACGCCTTCGACTTGGGAGAAGCGGTCGCGCAGAGCCTGGGACTGGCGATCGACCCTTACGCCGAAGGGCCCAACGCCGATGCGGCGCGGCGTGAAGCGGGAATCGCGCAGGAGGGCGAGGCGGAAGGCCCGCTCGCCGAATTGCTGAAGGGTCTCAAGCCGAACTGA
- a CDS encoding FeoA family protein → MTLEGLERGHRARIVAVDWSRLAPEDGTRLRALGLDAGARVAIAHRGVFGGRDPIAVMIGRMTVAVRRVHAAAMEIEPL, encoded by the coding sequence ATGACCCTCGAGGGACTCGAACGTGGCCATCGCGCGCGGATTGTCGCGGTGGACTGGAGCCGGCTTGCACCGGAGGACGGCACGCGGCTTCGCGCGCTCGGTCTCGACGCGGGGGCGCGCGTGGCGATCGCCCATCGCGGGGTATTTGGCGGACGGGATCCCATCGCGGTGATGATCGGGCGCATGACCGTCGCGGTCCGCAGGGTCCACGCAGCGGCGATGGAGATTGAGCCGCTATGA
- a CDS encoding COQ9 family protein: MAHSAARDDLTLDEVRLLLAPGIADAAVFDGWTDAALGSAAEMDGVDPDVARLAFPGGAMDLIAAWIASIDLAMAEALPPATIASMKIRDRIRSLIEARLTAVAGREEALRRALAIMAMPQNVVRAGKLGWASADAMWRLAGDTATDYNHYTKRAILASIYAATLAVFATDDSEGKAETRAFLDRRIDGVMRFEKLKAQMLRPSEERFSVARFLGRLRYPAR, translated from the coding sequence ATGGCTCACTCTGCTGCCAGGGACGACCTGACCCTCGACGAGGTCCGGCTGCTGCTTGCGCCCGGTATCGCCGATGCCGCGGTATTCGACGGTTGGACCGACGCGGCGCTCGGTTCCGCAGCCGAGATGGATGGGGTAGATCCCGATGTGGCGAGGCTGGCCTTTCCGGGCGGGGCAATGGACCTGATCGCCGCGTGGATCGCCAGCATAGATCTGGCGATGGCGGAGGCGCTGCCGCCCGCGACAATCGCATCGATGAAGATCCGCGATCGCATTCGCTCGCTGATCGAGGCGCGGCTTACGGCGGTCGCCGGGCGTGAGGAAGCCTTGCGCCGCGCGCTGGCAATCATGGCGATGCCGCAGAATGTCGTTCGCGCGGGCAAATTGGGCTGGGCCAGCGCCGACGCGATGTGGCGGCTCGCTGGCGACACTGCGACCGACTACAACCACTACACCAAGCGGGCGATCCTCGCTTCGATATACGCCGCCACCCTCGCCGTGTTTGCAACCGATGATAGCGAGGGCAAGGCCGAGACCCGGGCCTTCCTCGACCGGCGGATCGATGGCGTCATGCGGTTCGAAAAGCTCAAGGCGCAGATGTTGAGGCCGAGCGAGGAACGCTTCAGCGTGGCGCGGTTTCTTGGCCGGCTGCGCTATCCGGCGCGTTGA
- a CDS encoding YcgN family cysteine cluster protein, translating into MGELRDKFWELPLSELTREEWEALCDGCGRCCLHKLEDEDTGEIAHTNVACKLLDTGTALCRDYRHRKAFVPDCLRLTPRLVRQVSWLPDTCAYRLRGDGRPLPRWHYLISGNRETVHSDGPGIAGRVVSEIDAGPLEHHIVEWPDEDEELGGTRGRAA; encoded by the coding sequence ATGGGTGAGTTGAGAGACAAGTTCTGGGAGCTCCCGCTGAGCGAGCTCACCCGTGAAGAGTGGGAGGCGCTGTGCGACGGCTGCGGCCGCTGCTGCCTTCATAAACTGGAAGACGAGGACACGGGCGAAATCGCCCACACGAATGTCGCCTGCAAGCTGCTCGATACCGGGACAGCCCTGTGCCGCGACTATCGTCATCGCAAGGCATTCGTCCCCGATTGCCTGCGGCTGACGCCCCGACTGGTGCGGCAGGTGAGCTGGCTTCCGGATACTTGCGCCTACCGCCTGCGAGGCGACGGAAGGCCGTTGCCCCGGTGGCACTACCTGATCTCCGGCAACCGCGAGACCGTTCATAGCGACGGCCCCGGTATCGCGGGACGGGTAGTAAGTGAAATCGACGCCGGCCCGCTCGAGCATCACATTGTCGAGTGGCCGGACGAAGATGAAGAGCTTGGCGGCACGAGAGGCCGGGCCGCGTGA
- a CDS encoding riboflavin synthase — MFTGIVTAIGTIESVEQRGDLRVRIACSWDPERIAIGASIACAGVCLTVVERGGTAGDAWFAVDVSAETVSRTASGMWSEGKRINLEGSLKVGDELGGHIVSGHVDAVGTVEDWEPEGDSSRVAIIAPPELSPFIAAKGSITVDGVSLTVNSVEDQADGSVRFGLNIIPHTAEVTTLGELGQGAQVNLEIDTVARYLQRLESLRVA; from the coding sequence ATGTTTACCGGGATCGTTACCGCAATCGGCACCATCGAGAGCGTCGAGCAGCGCGGTGATCTGCGCGTGCGGATCGCGTGTTCGTGGGATCCCGAACGGATTGCCATCGGCGCATCGATCGCCTGCGCAGGCGTTTGCCTTACGGTGGTCGAGCGGGGCGGGACCGCTGGCGATGCCTGGTTCGCCGTGGATGTCTCCGCGGAAACAGTGAGCCGGACGGCCAGCGGGATGTGGAGCGAAGGCAAGCGCATCAATCTCGAAGGCTCGCTGAAGGTCGGCGACGAGCTTGGCGGGCACATCGTTTCGGGTCACGTGGACGCCGTGGGAACTGTCGAGGACTGGGAGCCGGAAGGCGACTCCTCAAGGGTAGCGATCATCGCGCCGCCCGAACTTTCCCCGTTCATCGCCGCCAAGGGATCGATCACCGTCGACGGCGTTTCGCTAACCGTCAATTCGGTGGAAGACCAAGCCGACGGCTCGGTTCGCTTCGGATTGAACATCATTCCCCACACGGCCGAGGTGACCACGCTTGGCGAGCTTGGCCAAGGCGCGCAGGTGAACCTCGAGATCGATACCGTGGCCCGCTATCTGCAGCGTCTCGAAAGCCTGCGCGTCGCCTAA
- the feoB gene encoding ferrous iron transporter B: MSRLRTAALVGNPNAGKSALFNALTGARQKIANYPGVTVERKAGRMILPSGEPVELVDLPGAYSFDPSSPDEEVTRKVVHGEFAGEATPEVLIVVLDAANLEQHLVFAQEVIALGRPTVVALNMIDLAERDGLVLDPAALSEALGVPVVPTVAVRRRGLEELTAAIASAEERALVNEALHQPRRTLAERRFTAASIARGAILSESAQHRLHAGLDRVLLHPWFGPLILFGFLFVMFQAVFAWATPFADALESLAGMMADTINDTMGAGFLRDLITQGVIAGVGSVVVFLPQIVILFAFILAMEASGYMARAAFLMDRMMQGVGLSGRSFIPLLSSFACAIPGIMATRSIADPKDRLTTILIAPLMTCSARLPVYAVIIAAFIPHTTVGPKGFEVIGLQGLVLFGLYVAGIIGAMGAALVLRRTVTKGGASGFIMELPRYQMPLLKDLAIGLWQRAWIFLRRAGTIIFTVTVALWVLLSFPRAAPGESQVEASIAGQLSKGLAVVVEPIGFNREIALALIPAMAAREVAVSSLATTYAVDAPDEDAAAQGLATQLSSKWSLPTALAFLAWFVFAPQCLSTIAVTRRETNGWKWPLFMLAYLFALAYVFAGLTFWIATALGL, from the coding sequence ATGAGCCGCCTGCGCACCGCGGCGCTGGTCGGAAATCCCAACGCCGGCAAGAGCGCGCTGTTCAACGCGCTCACCGGCGCGCGGCAGAAAATCGCGAATTATCCGGGTGTTACCGTCGAGCGGAAAGCTGGGCGAATGATCCTGCCGAGCGGCGAGCCGGTCGAGCTGGTCGACCTGCCGGGAGCCTATTCCTTCGATCCCTCTAGTCCCGACGAGGAAGTCACCCGCAAGGTCGTGCACGGCGAATTTGCGGGCGAGGCGACGCCGGAAGTGCTCATCGTCGTGCTCGACGCCGCCAATCTCGAGCAACACCTTGTCTTCGCACAGGAAGTGATTGCGCTGGGCCGCCCGACCGTGGTGGCGCTGAACATGATCGACCTTGCCGAGCGGGACGGGCTGGTCCTCGACCCGGCGGCTTTGTCGGAGGCTCTCGGCGTTCCCGTGGTGCCGACCGTCGCGGTCCGGCGGCGCGGGCTCGAGGAGCTGACCGCCGCGATCGCCAGCGCGGAGGAGCGCGCGCTTGTCAATGAAGCGCTTCATCAGCCGCGGCGAACACTCGCCGAACGGCGTTTCACGGCAGCGAGCATCGCGCGGGGCGCGATTCTGTCCGAGTCGGCCCAGCACCGGCTCCACGCGGGCCTGGACCGGGTGCTGCTGCATCCCTGGTTCGGCCCGCTGATCCTGTTCGGGTTCCTGTTCGTAATGTTCCAGGCCGTTTTCGCCTGGGCCACCCCGTTCGCCGATGCGCTGGAGTCGCTCGCCGGCATGATGGCCGACACGATCAACGACACCATGGGCGCGGGCTTCCTGCGCGACCTCATAACGCAAGGGGTGATCGCAGGCGTGGGCTCGGTGGTGGTGTTCCTGCCGCAGATCGTCATCCTGTTCGCCTTCATCCTGGCGATGGAGGCATCGGGCTACATGGCCCGCGCGGCGTTCCTGATGGACCGGATGATGCAGGGAGTGGGCCTGTCGGGACGCAGCTTCATCCCGCTTCTGTCCAGCTTCGCGTGCGCCATTCCGGGGATCATGGCGACCCGTTCGATCGCCGATCCGAAGGACCGGCTGACGACGATCCTGATCGCCCCGCTGATGACCTGCTCGGCGCGCCTGCCGGTCTATGCCGTCATCATCGCGGCGTTCATTCCGCACACCACCGTGGGTCCCAAGGGCTTCGAAGTCATCGGGCTCCAGGGGCTGGTGCTGTTCGGGCTCTACGTCGCCGGCATCATCGGTGCGATGGGCGCGGCGCTCGTCCTGCGGCGGACGGTGACGAAAGGCGGCGCTTCGGGCTTCATCATGGAACTGCCGCGCTACCAGATGCCGCTGCTCAAGGATCTTGCCATCGGTTTGTGGCAGCGGGCGTGGATCTTCCTGCGCCGGGCGGGCACGATCATCTTTACGGTGACTGTCGCGCTGTGGGTGCTGCTGAGCTTCCCCCGCGCCGCTCCGGGGGAGAGCCAGGTCGAGGCGTCGATCGCAGGCCAGCTTTCCAAGGGACTGGCCGTGGTGGTCGAGCCGATCGGCTTCAATCGCGAGATCGCGCTCGCGCTGATCCCCGCGATGGCGGCGCGCGAAGTGGCGGTGAGCAGCCTGGCGACGACCTATGCGGTGGACGCGCCCGACGAGGATGCCGCGGCGCAGGGGCTTGCCACCCAGCTGTCGTCGAAGTGGAGCCTGCCGACCGCGCTCGCCTTCCTCGCCTGGTTCGTATTCGCGCCGCAGTGCCTTTCGACCATCGCGGTTACCCGCCGCGAGACGAACGGGTGGAAATGGCCCCTGTTCATGTTGGCTTACCTGTTCGCGCTGGCTTACGTCTTCGCCGGACTGACCTTCTGGATAGCGACCGCGCTGGGGCTCTAG
- a CDS encoding M48 family metallopeptidase, with product MIDWLRRGDAEPVVEAGGRSLPVALRRNPRARRLTLRVAPDGSEVRLTLPRWCPESEALAFARSRAEWIAGQLARVPERRAPGAGGTLLYRGQELQIDWREGFPRTPRTERGSVILGGPLEQVAGRLQRWLEGEAHALLTKDLEFYSERAGIAVPRLLLSRAQRRWGSCSTGGTVRINWRLVQAPDHVRRSVVAHEVAHCLHFDHSPAFHAALKELFEGDVGEADAWIKAHGRTLYASFG from the coding sequence GTGATCGACTGGCTGCGGCGCGGCGATGCCGAGCCCGTGGTCGAGGCGGGTGGCCGGTCCTTGCCGGTCGCTCTTCGGCGCAATCCCCGGGCGCGGCGGCTCACGTTACGGGTGGCGCCGGACGGCAGCGAGGTTCGCCTCACCCTGCCCCGCTGGTGTCCCGAATCCGAAGCGCTGGCGTTCGCACGCTCGCGGGCGGAGTGGATTGCCGGCCAGCTCGCCCGCGTGCCGGAGCGTCGCGCGCCGGGGGCAGGCGGCACGCTGCTCTACAGGGGACAGGAACTGCAGATCGACTGGCGCGAAGGGTTCCCGCGCACACCTAGAACGGAGCGCGGGAGCGTCATCCTCGGTGGGCCACTTGAACAGGTCGCGGGTCGCCTCCAGCGCTGGCTCGAGGGTGAGGCGCATGCGCTGCTTACTAAAGACCTGGAGTTCTACAGCGAGCGGGCGGGCATCGCTGTGCCACGCTTGCTGCTCAGCCGGGCTCAGCGGCGCTGGGGCAGCTGCTCCACAGGAGGCACGGTGAGGATCAACTGGCGACTGGTCCAGGCTCCCGACCATGTCCGCCGTTCGGTAGTCGCGCATGAGGTCGCGCATTGCCTCCATTTCGATCACAGCCCGGCCTTCCACGCCGCATTGAAAGAACTGTTCGAAGGAGACGTCGGCGAGGCTGACGCCTGGATCAAGGCGCACGGGCGTACCCTCTATGCGAGCTTCGGCTAG
- a CDS encoding SCO family protein produces the protein MNRDAMPRLVAIAALFLLAACQVASGPAEEPPLAGAAIGGDFTLTDQHGQTREWKDFRGKYAIVYFGYTFCPDICPTDVQRTAQGLREFRKAHPDLGAKVQQIFISVDPTRDTPQVIGQFVSAFDPKIVGLTGTPEQLKAAGDAFKVYFSKGRDEGGGAYLVDHSAITYLFDPQGKPLATLPTDQGANAVAGELAKWVS, from the coding sequence ATGAACCGCGACGCCATGCCCCGCCTCGTCGCAATTGCCGCCCTGTTCCTCCTCGCCGCATGCCAGGTCGCGTCGGGGCCGGCAGAAGAACCACCGCTTGCCGGAGCGGCAATCGGTGGTGATTTCACCCTGACGGACCAGCATGGCCAGACCCGCGAGTGGAAAGATTTCCGCGGCAAGTACGCAATCGTCTATTTCGGCTACACTTTTTGCCCGGATATCTGCCCGACCGACGTGCAGCGCACAGCGCAAGGACTTCGCGAATTCCGCAAGGCTCACCCCGATCTCGGCGCGAAGGTGCAGCAAATCTTCATCAGCGTTGATCCTACGCGTGACACTCCGCAGGTGATCGGCCAATTCGTATCAGCGTTTGATCCGAAGATCGTTGGCCTCACCGGCACGCCGGAACAGCTCAAGGCGGCGGGCGATGCCTTCAAGGTTTATTTTTCGAAAGGGCGCGATGAAGGGGGAGGCGCGTATCTCGTCGACCACTCCGCGATCACCTATCTTTTCGACCCACAGGGCAAGCCGCTCGCCACGCTGCCGACCGACCAGGGAGCCAATGCGGTGGCCGGGGAACTCGCGAAATGGGTGAGTTGA
- a CDS encoding DUF4345 family protein yields the protein MRLILTALIFVEGLFFLVMGLGFLFMPASTVTSFHLSPDGAGGLAVLRADFPALFFVGGGAMIWGAWKRNGDLLLVPAAIFGVALFGRIVSVVADGTYPGFFPPMLVEALAVVLSLFGSRLLPHRLT from the coding sequence ATGCGCCTGATCCTGACTGCTTTGATCTTCGTCGAAGGCCTGTTCTTCCTCGTCATGGGCCTGGGTTTTCTGTTCATGCCGGCGAGCACGGTAACCAGCTTCCACCTCTCGCCAGACGGCGCCGGCGGCCTCGCCGTTCTTCGTGCGGATTTTCCCGCCCTTTTCTTCGTCGGCGGAGGGGCGATGATCTGGGGCGCATGGAAGCGCAACGGCGACCTGCTGCTGGTCCCGGCCGCCATCTTCGGCGTCGCCCTCTTCGGCAGGATTGTGAGCGTGGTTGCGGACGGGACCTACCCGGGCTTCTTCCCGCCGATGCTTGTAGAAGCGTTGGCGGTGGTCCTGTCGCTTTTCGGCAGCCGCCTGCTGCCTCACCGGCTGACCTAG
- the dut gene encoding dUTP diphosphatase, with translation MSDGSSTVAVRLKRLPHGEGLALPDYATDGAAGMDVLSAEDVTISPGARHAVATGLTLAIPDGYEIQVRPRSGLALKHGISVPNAPGTIDSDYRGELKIILINHGGEPFAIARGDRVAQLVLAPVVRAAWDEVASLDETDRGAGGFGSTGGHARLG, from the coding sequence ATGAGTGACGGTTCAAGCACCGTCGCGGTGCGACTGAAACGCCTGCCGCATGGCGAAGGTCTGGCGCTACCGGATTACGCGACCGATGGCGCGGCGGGCATGGACGTGCTCTCGGCCGAAGATGTGACGATTAGCCCGGGAGCGCGCCACGCCGTCGCGACAGGGCTGACCCTGGCCATTCCCGATGGTTATGAAATCCAGGTCCGTCCTCGATCCGGCCTGGCGCTCAAGCATGGGATCAGCGTCCCTAATGCACCGGGTACGATCGATTCCGATTATCGGGGTGAGTTGAAGATTATCCTCATCAACCACGGCGGCGAGCCGTTCGCGATCGCGCGGGGGGATCGGGTGGCCCAACTCGTGCTCGCCCCGGTGGTGCGCGCCGCATGGGATGAGGTCGCCTCGCTCGACGAGACGGATCGCGGGGCTGGCGGCTTCGGGTCGACTGGCGGGCACGCGCGCCTCGGTTAG
- the ssb gene encoding single-stranded DNA-binding protein, protein MAGSLNKVMLIGNLGADPEVRSFQNGGKVCNLRIATSENWKDRNTGERKEKTEWHTVAIFSEGLVGVAEQYLRKGSKVYIEGKLQTRKWQDQSGNDRYSTEIVLQGPGAVMTMLDGAPGAGGGGGGQRGGGGNDWNRGQGGGSGGGSQGGGWNQGGGSGGSGGSNFDDLDDDIPF, encoded by the coding sequence ATGGCGGGCAGCCTCAACAAGGTCATGCTGATCGGAAACCTGGGGGCAGACCCGGAAGTCCGCAGCTTTCAGAACGGCGGCAAGGTGTGCAACCTGCGCATCGCCACTTCGGAAAACTGGAAGGACCGCAACACCGGCGAGCGCAAGGAAAAGACCGAGTGGCACACCGTCGCGATCTTTTCCGAAGGCCTGGTGGGCGTTGCAGAGCAGTACCTGCGCAAGGGCAGCAAGGTCTACATTGAGGGAAAGCTGCAGACCCGCAAGTGGCAGGACCAGTCGGGTAACGACCGCTATTCGACCGAGATCGTCCTGCAGGGTCCCGGCGCGGTGATGACGATGCTCGACGGTGCTCCCGGCGCTGGTGGAGGCGGCGGCGGTCAGCGCGGCGGGGGCGGCAACGACTGGAACCGCGGCCAGGGCGGGGGGTCCGGCGGCGGTTCGCAGGGCGGCGGCTGGAACCAGGGCGGCGGCTCGGGCGGCAGCGGCGGATCGAACTTCGACGACCTCGACGACGACATTCCGTTCTGA
- a CDS encoding bifunctional phosphopantothenoylcysteine decarboxylase/phosphopantothenate synthase: protein MSGPKVLLVVGGGIAAYKSCELVRLIRRGGGEVTCVLTEGGSQFVTPLALAALSENKVYTSLFDLKDEVEMGHIQLSRAADLVVVCPATADLLAKMAAGIADDLATTLILATDKPVLAVPAMNVKMWLNDATRRNVAWLREVGVDVMEPDEGPMACGEFGPGRLPDPEIVWAEIAARFGLVAECEPEVSSQDLAEEALEPEAEVESYGRLGSLLSSLIPRKTPRHAPVEHEEEFSFDEFAVDPAPPEPEVVPDLAGPLMAKKGKAKAAPPTDAQALNHMVVTGAGDQPPELIGDPLAGQTDFAIDPAHRPLFGRHVLVTAGPTHEPIDPVRYIANRSSGKQGFAIAAAAAALGARVTLVAGPVTLPTPPGVDRIDVESAREMADVVKKTLPVDAAIMVAAVADWRSKDYAPEKMKKRGSAPPALLLTENPDILAQVAAGKQRPKLLVGFAAETEDVVENAKTKRKRKAADWIVANDVSGDVMGGDANAVHIVTGEGVEDLPEMPKDQVALELAERIAVALDRIDPRDE from the coding sequence ATGAGCGGGCCCAAGGTCCTGCTCGTCGTCGGCGGGGGCATCGCGGCTTACAAATCGTGCGAACTGGTGCGCCTGATCCGCCGCGGCGGTGGCGAGGTGACCTGCGTGCTTACCGAAGGTGGCAGCCAGTTCGTGACGCCGCTTGCACTGGCGGCGCTCAGCGAGAACAAGGTCTATACCAGCTTGTTCGATCTCAAGGACGAGGTCGAGATGGGACACATCCAGTTGTCCCGGGCGGCTGACCTCGTCGTGGTTTGCCCCGCGACGGCAGACTTGCTCGCCAAGATGGCCGCAGGCATCGCCGATGATCTGGCCACCACGCTGATCCTGGCTACCGACAAACCCGTTCTCGCGGTTCCGGCGATGAACGTGAAGATGTGGCTCAACGACGCCACTCGCCGCAATGTCGCCTGGCTGCGGGAAGTGGGCGTCGATGTGATGGAACCCGACGAAGGCCCGATGGCCTGCGGTGAGTTCGGTCCTGGCCGCCTGCCCGATCCCGAAATCGTCTGGGCCGAGATTGCGGCGCGGTTCGGCCTCGTCGCCGAATGCGAGCCCGAAGTGTCTTCGCAGGACCTGGCTGAAGAAGCGCTCGAGCCGGAGGCCGAAGTCGAAAGCTATGGTCGCTTGGGCAGTCTCTTGTCCTCGCTGATCCCGCGCAAGACTCCACGTCACGCCCCGGTCGAGCATGAAGAAGAATTCTCCTTCGATGAATTCGCGGTGGATCCCGCTCCACCGGAGCCTGAGGTTGTTCCCGATCTTGCCGGGCCATTGATGGCGAAGAAGGGCAAGGCGAAGGCCGCTCCGCCGACCGACGCTCAGGCTCTCAATCATATGGTCGTGACCGGTGCGGGCGACCAGCCGCCCGAACTGATCGGCGATCCACTCGCCGGCCAAACCGATTTCGCTATCGATCCGGCGCACCGGCCGCTGTTCGGCCGACACGTGCTGGTCACCGCCGGGCCCACTCACGAGCCGATCGACCCGGTCCGATATATCGCCAACCGGTCGAGCGGTAAGCAGGGTTTTGCCATCGCTGCCGCTGCTGCGGCGCTTGGTGCGCGGGTGACGCTGGTCGCCGGGCCGGTCACCTTGCCCACGCCCCCGGGGGTTGATCGAATAGATGTCGAGTCCGCCCGCGAGATGGCCGATGTCGTCAAGAAAACGCTGCCGGTCGATGCGGCGATAATGGTCGCGGCGGTAGCCGACTGGCGCAGCAAGGATTACGCGCCGGAAAAGATGAAGAAGCGCGGCTCCGCCCCGCCGGCGCTTCTGCTTACGGAGAATCCGGATATCCTCGCGCAGGTCGCTGCCGGTAAGCAGCGCCCCAAACTCCTGGTCGGCTTTGCTGCCGAGACAGAGGATGTCGTCGAAAACGCCAAGACGAAGCGCAAGCGCAAGGCGGCCGACTGGATCGTCGCCAACGACGTCTCCGGGGATGTGATGGGGGGCGACGCCAACGCGGTGCACATCGTCACAGGCGAGGGCGTTGAGGACTTGCCCGAAATGCCCAAGGACCAGGTCGCGCTGGAGCTTGCGGAACGCATTGCGGTGGCCCTAGACAGGATCGATCCGCGCGATGAGTGA
- a CDS encoding ankyrin repeat domain-containing protein produces MMLPGVFRKVAFALVAGLSLTAVPAAAQFTDGYNFLQAVKDRNGTKAIELLSEPGSTLIVTRDQTTGETALHITVRRRDETWTKFLLDRGANPNLADKKGVTPLALAASLGFVEGVELLVKNGARVDVPNSAGETPLISAVHRRDMAMIRLLLKNGANADRTDNSGRSARDYAKLMGAASGVLDEIARIEAERKTAPAADAYGPDI; encoded by the coding sequence ATGATGTTGCCGGGCGTTTTCCGCAAAGTGGCCTTCGCCTTGGTCGCTGGCCTTTCGCTGACTGCGGTGCCCGCCGCTGCGCAGTTCACCGACGGCTACAACTTCCTGCAGGCAGTCAAGGACCGGAACGGAACGAAAGCGATCGAACTGCTGAGTGAACCGGGCAGCACCCTTATCGTCACGCGCGACCAGACCACGGGCGAGACCGCTCTGCACATCACGGTGCGGCGCCGCGACGAGACCTGGACCAAGTTTCTGCTGGATCGGGGAGCCAATCCCAACCTCGCCGACAAGAAAGGCGTCACGCCGCTCGCCCTCGCGGCCAGCCTGGGCTTCGTCGAAGGGGTCGAACTGCTGGTCAAGAACGGCGCGCGAGTAGATGTGCCCAATTCGGCCGGTGAAACCCCGCTGATCTCGGCGGTTCACCGGCGCGACATGGCCATGATCCGGCTGCTTCTGAAGAATGGAGCAAATGCCGACCGGACAGACAATTCCGGACGATCCGCGCGAGATTACGCGAAGCTCATGGGCGCGGCATCCGGCGTGCTCGACGAAATCGCGCGGATCGAGGCGGAGCGCAAGACTGCACCTGCCGCTGACGCCTACGGGCCGGATATCTGA